A stretch of the uncultured Desulfobacter sp. genome encodes the following:
- the folE2 gene encoding GTP cyclohydrolase FolE2 produces the protein MLIDMQNQPDFRNIPIDKVGIKGLKHPVIVRDKANGSQSTVAEVNMYVDLPHQCKGTHMSRFVELLHTVNTPVSLDSLTNILEDMKASLGAKSAHIEISFPYFIEKTSPCTQSKGLMNYNCTIVGSSNNGKKADLVLKVAVPVTSVCPCSKEISEYGAHNQRGEVLVAARFHKFIWIEEIVDLVEQAASCDIYSVLKREDEKYVTEKAYNNPKFVEDIVRDVAKALIEDANITWFSVSAENFESIHNHSAYAYIEHSRD, from the coding sequence ATGTTGATTGATATGCAGAATCAGCCGGATTTTAGAAATATCCCCATCGATAAAGTCGGTATCAAGGGACTGAAACACCCGGTGATTGTCCGGGATAAGGCAAACGGATCCCAGTCCACAGTGGCTGAGGTTAATATGTATGTGGATTTGCCCCATCAGTGCAAGGGCACCCATATGAGCCGTTTTGTGGAGTTGCTGCATACCGTCAATACGCCGGTGTCACTCGATTCTCTGACCAATATTCTTGAAGACATGAAGGCCTCTCTTGGGGCAAAGTCCGCACATATTGAAATATCGTTTCCCTATTTTATTGAAAAAACTTCTCCTTGCACCCAATCCAAGGGGCTAATGAACTATAATTGCACGATCGTCGGTTCTTCCAATAACGGGAAAAAAGCGGATTTGGTGTTAAAAGTGGCGGTTCCTGTTACATCGGTATGTCCCTGTTCCAAAGAAATTTCAGAGTATGGCGCTCACAATCAGAGGGGAGAGGTGCTGGTTGCGGCAAGATTTCATAAATTTATCTGGATTGAAGAAATTGTCGATCTGGTTGAACAGGCCGCATCCTGTGATATTTATTCAGTACTGAAGCGCGAAGATGAAAAGTATGTTACCGAAAAAGCATATAATAACCCAAAATTTGTTGAAGACATTGTCAGGGATGTAGCCAAGGCACTTATCGAAGATGCCAACATCACCTGGTTTTCCGTGAGCGCCGAGAATTTTGAATCCATTCACAATCACAGCGCTTATGCATATATAGAGCATTCAAGGGATTAA
- a CDS encoding ATP-binding protein — protein MSKGLTKRLMHLLGKAVHDWRMIENNDRILVGISGGKDSLALFHLLVSLKKKAPVVFELVPAYIDPGFDGSFAKKLDSYINERYKGAHQGMVVEQTNYGTFAHSDENKENPCFLCSRLRRKRLFELAREHGCKKLALGHNKDDLIETLFINIFYAGKIGTMKPNQSFFSGRFDIIRPLSYVEKHEINSFADVCDLPEFVNTCPSAGYTKRQDVADMLERMYRQNKHIKGNIFRAMGNIATDYLLEMPC, from the coding sequence TTGAGCAAAGGGCTGACAAAGCGCCTGATGCATCTGCTTGGCAAGGCGGTTCACGACTGGCGGATGATCGAAAATAATGACCGGATACTGGTGGGGATATCTGGCGGTAAAGACAGTTTGGCCCTTTTCCACCTGCTTGTTTCTCTAAAAAAAAAAGCCCCCGTCGTATTTGAACTTGTTCCGGCTTACATCGATCCAGGATTTGACGGGTCTTTTGCTAAAAAGCTGGATTCTTATATCAATGAAAGATATAAGGGAGCCCATCAGGGTATGGTGGTGGAACAAACCAATTACGGCACCTTTGCACATTCTGATGAAAACAAGGAAAATCCCTGCTTTTTATGCAGCAGGCTGCGGCGTAAACGCCTGTTCGAGCTTGCCAGGGAGCATGGTTGTAAAAAACTTGCTTTAGGGCATAACAAAGATGATTTGATTGAGACCTTGTTCATTAATATTTTTTATGCCGGCAAGATAGGAACCATGAAGCCCAATCAGTCATTTTTCAGCGGACGTTTTGATATCATCAGGCCTTTGTCTTATGTTGAGAAACATGAGATTAACAGTTTTGCTGATGTTTGTGATTTGCCGGAATTTGTTAATACATGCCCAAGTGCCGGTTACACTAAAAGGCAAGATGTTGCAGATATGCTTGAAAGGATGTACCGGCAGAACAAACATATAAAAGGAAATATATTCAGGGCAATGGGTAACATCGCTACTGATTATCTTTTAGAGATGCCATGTTGA
- the lon gene encoding endopeptidase La produces the protein MAEADIDDLIEIIEKEGNVEEIPKVIPMMPVRDVVVFTDMLLPLFVGREKSIKAIEECVEFDRYVFLSVQKDSDMEKPGPSDVYDIGTIARVQKMIKMPDGRIKALVQGISKAKLVEFVQKRSFFKVRVETIVDVEPDSIDIEIEALMRNVKENSEKLLALKGEFSGDVGDLLSHIDSPGKLADLVASNLNLKVEDAQALLETTDAVERLNRVNDLLARELDLSTVQAKIQTHVKDEISKNQRDYYLREQVKAIHRELGESDDKIAEIAEFKQKIKKCKLPEECEKEALKQLTRLEQMHFDSSEASVVRTYLDCIVELPWSKTTKDFLDIKKAQEVLDQNHYGLDKAKERILEYLSVRKLNPKKKGQIICFVGPPGVGKTSLGRAIAKAMKRKFHRVSLGGIRDEAEIRGHRRTYIGAMPGRILQGLRQCGTKNPVFMLDEIDKLGNDFRGDPSSALLEALDPEQNTEFSDHYLNMPFDLSGVLFVLTANMADTIPSALLDRMELIHLTGYTRQEKVVIAKQHLLPRKLKDNGLIRRAINFSPNAIESIVSEYTLEAGLRGLERKLDSVCRKIARQIAEGQKGKFAVTCQNLTKYLGPPQYINEMDQEESQVGLATGLAWTEVGGEHLYIETSLFRGKGELQLTGQIGEVMQESARAALTYTKANQEVLGIDKEAFDSNDIHIHVPAGAIPKDGPSAGIAIATALVSAFTGKKVNNKVGMTGEISLRGRVLPIGGLKEKSLGALRAGIKKVIIPEKNKKDLHDIPKSVKSKLTFICVKDIREVLDLALEAE, from the coding sequence ATGGCAGAAGCAGATATAGATGATCTGATTGAAATAATCGAAAAAGAAGGTAATGTCGAAGAAATCCCAAAGGTTATTCCCATGATGCCGGTCAGGGATGTGGTGGTCTTTACAGATATGCTGCTTCCCTTGTTTGTTGGACGGGAAAAGTCCATCAAGGCCATTGAAGAGTGTGTGGAATTTGATCGGTATGTCTTTCTGTCGGTACAGAAAGATTCCGACATGGAAAAGCCGGGACCGTCGGATGTCTATGATATCGGAACCATTGCCCGGGTTCAGAAGATGATAAAAATGCCTGACGGCCGGATCAAGGCGCTGGTCCAGGGAATTTCCAAGGCTAAGCTTGTTGAGTTCGTTCAAAAACGCTCTTTTTTTAAAGTCCGTGTGGAGACGATTGTTGATGTCGAGCCGGATTCTATTGATATAGAAATTGAAGCTCTGATGCGTAACGTAAAGGAAAACAGCGAAAAGCTTTTAGCACTCAAGGGCGAGTTTTCAGGTGATGTGGGCGATCTTTTGTCTCATATTGACTCTCCAGGTAAGCTTGCGGATCTGGTGGCCTCTAACCTTAACCTTAAAGTAGAGGATGCCCAGGCCCTTCTGGAAACCACGGATGCCGTTGAACGCTTAAACCGTGTTAATGATCTTTTGGCCCGGGAGCTTGATTTATCAACGGTTCAAGCTAAAATTCAAACCCATGTTAAAGATGAGATTTCAAAAAATCAGAGGGATTATTATCTTCGTGAACAGGTCAAGGCCATCCACAGAGAGTTGGGGGAAAGCGATGATAAGATTGCCGAGATCGCTGAATTCAAACAGAAAATAAAAAAGTGCAAGTTGCCGGAAGAGTGTGAAAAAGAGGCGCTGAAACAGCTGACCCGTCTGGAACAGATGCATTTTGATTCCTCTGAAGCCTCTGTGGTCAGAACTTACCTGGATTGCATTGTTGAATTGCCCTGGAGCAAAACCACTAAGGATTTTTTAGACATAAAAAAAGCCCAGGAGGTTTTAGATCAGAATCATTATGGACTGGATAAAGCCAAAGAACGAATTCTTGAATATTTAAGTGTGCGTAAACTCAATCCAAAGAAAAAGGGCCAGATTATCTGTTTTGTCGGTCCTCCGGGGGTGGGGAAAACCTCTCTTGGCCGGGCCATTGCCAAGGCCATGAAGCGCAAGTTTCACCGGGTCTCTTTGGGCGGTATTCGTGATGAAGCAGAGATAAGGGGGCACAGAAGGACATATATTGGCGCCATGCCTGGAAGAATTCTACAGGGGCTTCGTCAATGCGGCACGAAAAATCCGGTTTTTATGCTGGATGAAATTGATAAATTGGGCAACGATTTCAGAGGAGATCCGTCTTCAGCACTGCTGGAGGCGTTGGACCCTGAACAGAATACCGAGTTCTCCGATCATTACCTGAATATGCCTTTTGATTTGTCCGGGGTGCTGTTTGTTCTGACGGCGAATATGGCTGACACCATTCCTTCGGCCCTGCTTGACAGGATGGAACTAATTCACCTTACCGGATATACACGCCAGGAAAAGGTGGTCATTGCAAAGCAGCATCTTTTGCCAAGAAAACTTAAAGACAACGGCTTGATCCGTCGGGCCATCAATTTCAGTCCCAACGCCATAGAGTCCATTGTTTCAGAATATACCCTGGAAGCAGGTCTCAGAGGGCTTGAGCGCAAACTGGACTCGGTGTGCAGAAAAATTGCCCGCCAGATTGCAGAAGGCCAAAAGGGGAAGTTTGCCGTTACCTGCCAGAATTTAACCAAGTATCTGGGCCCGCCCCAATATATTAATGAAATGGATCAGGAAGAAAGCCAGGTTGGTTTGGCAACCGGGCTTGCCTGGACCGAAGTGGGCGGTGAGCATCTGTATATTGAAACCTCGTTATTTCGGGGTAAAGGAGAGTTGCAGCTTACCGGGCAGATCGGTGAGGTGATGCAGGAATCGGCAAGGGCAGCATTGACCTACACCAAAGCCAATCAGGAAGTTTTGGGCATAGACAAGGAAGCCTTTGATTCCAACGACATTCATATCCATGTCCCTGCCGGCGCCATTCCCAAGGATGGTCCTTCGGCCGGGATTGCCATTGCTACGGCGCTTGTGTCGGCGTTTACCGGCAAAAAGGTGAACAATAAGGTGGGGATGACCGGTGAAATTTCTTTGCGGGGCAGGGTGTTGCCCATCGGCGGTCTAAAGGAAAAGTCGCTTGGGGCTTTGAGGGCCGGCATCAAGAAAGTAATTATTCCGGAGAAAAATAAAAAAGATCTCCATGATATCCCAAAATCTGTGAAATCCAAACTGACATTCATCTGTGTGAAGGATATCAGGGAAGTGCTGGATCTGGCTCTGGAAGCGGAATAA
- a CDS encoding D-alanyl-D-alanine carboxypeptidase yields MKNKIQLYIFLTGLGLLLTISTTLNVCAQTSGILLSDDQGKTIYAKNPDKSLIPASTLKILTSLAAIKMLGQDFHFQTWACYDRTTRDLYLKGFGDPLFISEEITTFADQISHHIFKLVSKGIISSAVIRNIIVDQTYFASQIIIPGTGSSSNPYDATNGALCANFNTIFLKWDSQSKQYISAERQTPFPDILAKQIRPGSKKRDRILLSYNLRQKYPGILMHSFLKQSGVKITGSVQTGNFTGSEKDCIVHTSSFSLADIIKKLLEFSNNFIANQLMLTMGAHTYGPPATLEKGTAVLNKFAQESLGLRNASIVEGSGLSRRNQLTPAQMKDILIAFMPWYEFLRRDGNEFYKTGTLSDVRSRAGFIRGKDNRLYPFVIMQNQTRTGYDGIRRMLKEKVNIQ; encoded by the coding sequence ATGAAAAATAAAATTCAATTATATATTTTCCTGACTGGTTTGGGTCTGCTACTGACCATTTCCACAACTTTGAATGTTTGTGCCCAAACATCGGGCATTCTTCTATCCGATGATCAGGGCAAAACAATTTACGCTAAAAATCCGGACAAATCCTTAATTCCTGCATCAACCTTGAAGATACTGACCAGTCTTGCGGCAATCAAAATGTTGGGCCAGGATTTCCATTTTCAGACATGGGCCTGTTACGACAGAACGACACGTGACCTTTACCTGAAAGGGTTTGGAGATCCTCTATTTATCTCCGAGGAAATCACCACCTTTGCCGATCAAATTTCACACCACATTTTTAAACTGGTATCTAAAGGAATAATTTCATCTGCGGTTATCCGAAATATTATTGTTGATCAAACCTATTTTGCCTCCCAAATCATAATACCCGGGACTGGGTCCTCCAGCAATCCCTATGACGCAACAAACGGAGCGCTATGTGCCAATTTCAATACAATTTTTTTAAAATGGGACAGTCAAAGTAAACAATATATTTCTGCTGAAAGGCAAACCCCATTCCCGGACATCCTGGCAAAGCAGATCAGACCTGGATCAAAAAAGAGAGACAGAATTCTTCTGTCCTATAACCTTCGTCAAAAATATCCGGGCATACTGATGCACTCTTTTCTAAAACAATCCGGGGTCAAAATTACAGGTTCTGTCCAAACGGGCAACTTTACAGGTTCAGAGAAAGACTGCATTGTTCACACATCCTCTTTCAGCCTGGCGGACATTATTAAAAAGCTGCTGGAATTTTCGAACAACTTTATTGCCAACCAGCTCATGCTGACTATGGGTGCCCACACATATGGCCCGCCGGCCACCCTTGAAAAAGGAACAGCTGTCCTAAATAAATTTGCGCAAGAATCGCTGGGGTTAAGGAACGCTTCAATTGTTGAAGGCTCGGGTCTGTCCCGGCGCAACCAATTGACGCCTGCCCAGATGAAAGATATTCTTATTGCGTTTATGCCTTGGTATGAATTTCTGAGAAGAGATGGAAATGAATTTTATAAAACCGGGACGTTGTCGGATGTCAGAAGCCGTGCAGGCTTTATTCGTGGGAAGGATAACCGACTTTATCCTTTTGTGATCATGCAGAATCAAACCAGGACCGGTTATGACGGCATCAGGCGTATGCTGAAGGAAAAAGTTAATATCCAATGA
- the rpoZ gene encoding DNA-directed RNA polymerase subunit omega has product MARVTIEDCLKNVDNRFTLVHLAAKRVRQVREGADLLVPVSKNEDVVTVLREIAANRIVVKKDSELDDE; this is encoded by the coding sequence GTGGCGCGTGTAACCATCGAAGATTGTTTGAAAAATGTAGATAATCGTTTCACTCTTGTACATCTGGCAGCCAAACGGGTCCGTCAGGTAAGAGAGGGGGCTGATTTACTTGTACCAGTCTCTAAAAATGAGGATGTTGTTACTGTCCTGCGTGAAATTGCAGCGAACCGGATCGTTGTTAAAAAAGATTCTGAGTTGGATGACGAGTAA
- the tsaB gene encoding tRNA (adenosine(37)-N6)-threonylcarbamoyltransferase complex dimerization subunit type 1 TsaB, whose protein sequence is MYFFALSTAEQGASMALFEDNTLVFESSLFSRQTHSKGLLPMIEQAVESREGMTVDRIDGFIAARGPGSFTGLRIGISMVKGLARAVAKPCAGISSLDGIAFRFCHSQKPVCVMMDAKRKEVYSAVYQFNHGELVQKGPEIVCSPETAIDQAGSGALFVGSGSKVYREKICNRTEDNAVFSAPSMDGVSACALVLSGMSDEGVFDFENHPLNPVYLRKSDAQIHFDRKTRA, encoded by the coding sequence ATGTATTTTTTTGCCCTGAGTACAGCAGAGCAGGGTGCAAGCATGGCTTTGTTTGAAGATAATACCCTTGTTTTTGAATCCAGCCTGTTCAGCCGGCAGACCCACTCAAAAGGGCTTTTGCCCATGATCGAACAAGCCGTTGAAAGCAGAGAGGGCATGACCGTTGATCGGATAGATGGATTTATAGCAGCCAGGGGGCCCGGTAGCTTTACCGGGCTTCGTATCGGCATCAGTATGGTTAAGGGGTTGGCCAGAGCTGTAGCCAAACCCTGTGCCGGGATTTCCAGTCTTGACGGTATCGCGTTCAGGTTCTGTCATTCACAAAAGCCTGTTTGTGTGATGATGGATGCTAAACGCAAAGAGGTATATTCTGCAGTGTATCAGTTCAATCATGGTGAACTCGTTCAAAAAGGTCCGGAAATAGTGTGTTCGCCGGAAACCGCCATTGACCAAGCCGGTTCCGGGGCACTGTTTGTCGGTTCCGGATCCAAGGTATACCGGGAAAAAATTTGCAACAGGACCGAGGATAACGCAGTGTTTTCTGCCCCTTCCATGGACGGGGTCAGTGCCTGTGCCTTGGTGCTTTCGGGAATGTCTGATGAAGGGGTGTTTGATTTTGAAAACCATCCCCTGAACCCGGTTTATCTTAGAAAGTCCGATGCGCAGATCCATTTCGACAGGAAAACACGTGCTTGA
- a CDS encoding phosphatidylserine decarboxylase family protein encodes MDNSKWPAKAVLPIAMPGVKYVVAAILVTGMFFYFGFLKTGGFALLVTMFITWFFRDPERRVPDDKDLLVSPADGKVIVVEPNARCEYMDEPCQKVSIFMNVFNVHVNRIPFSGVIEKVQYHPGKFVNASFDKASVHNERNALVIRTDDGRRYVCVQIAGLIARRIVNCVKIQEQVHKGDRYGMIQFGSRLDLYLPEDFEVLVNLGDKTSAGSTVIGRMC; translated from the coding sequence ATGGATAATTCTAAATGGCCGGCAAAGGCAGTGCTTCCAATTGCCATGCCAGGCGTCAAATACGTTGTTGCAGCCATCCTTGTTACGGGGATGTTTTTTTATTTTGGGTTCCTGAAAACAGGTGGGTTTGCGCTGCTTGTTACGATGTTTATTACTTGGTTTTTTAGGGACCCTGAGCGCAGGGTGCCTGATGACAAAGATCTTTTGGTCTCACCGGCAGATGGGAAAGTGATTGTCGTGGAGCCTAATGCCCGGTGTGAATACATGGATGAACCCTGCCAAAAGGTCAGTATTTTCATGAACGTATTTAATGTTCATGTTAATCGAATCCCGTTCAGCGGTGTGATTGAAAAGGTTCAATATCATCCGGGTAAGTTTGTAAACGCATCTTTTGATAAAGCAAGCGTTCATAATGAACGCAATGCCCTGGTAATAAGAACGGACGATGGTCGCCGTTATGTGTGTGTGCAGATTGCAGGGCTCATTGCCCGGCGTATTGTTAATTGTGTGAAAATTCAGGAACAAGTTCACAAAGGTGACCGGTACGGTATGATTCAGTTTGGGTCCCGTTTGGATCTTTACCTGCCCGAGGACTTTGAAGTACTTGTTAACCTTGGTGATAAAACAAGTGCCGGAAGTACTGTTATTGGCCGGATGTGCTGA
- a CDS encoding DUF4926 domain-containing protein → MGNNIKIKLFDVVALVENLSKRGLIIGQVGTVVDILDDGVFEVEFCDNDGKTYDCLALRSDQLIPLHYSPAAA, encoded by the coding sequence ATGGGAAATAATATAAAAATAAAACTTTTTGATGTTGTCGCCCTTGTTGAGAACCTATCTAAACGTGGGTTGATAATTGGCCAAGTCGGTACTGTTGTTGATATCCTTGATGATGGTGTTTTTGAAGTAGAATTCTGTGATAATGACGGAAAAACTTATGATTGTTTGGCATTACGGTCAGATCAATTGATACCTCTCCATTATTCTCCAGCAGCTGCCTGA
- the greA gene encoding transcription elongation factor GreA translates to MDQIPVTKQGFEALKKELEKLKTVDRPEIIKAIEVARAHGDLSENAEYHAAKERQSFIEGRIGELSYKIGNAKVIDPGSVPKDVVRFASRVLVENLDTEEEQEYMIVGEDEADIKKGKISVSSPLGSALIGKEMGEEAIVQAPGGKRVYEVVDIL, encoded by the coding sequence TTGGACCAGATACCTGTAACGAAACAAGGTTTTGAAGCCTTAAAAAAAGAACTGGAAAAATTAAAAACCGTGGATCGTCCTGAGATAATTAAAGCCATTGAAGTGGCCAGGGCACATGGAGACTTGTCTGAGAATGCCGAATACCATGCTGCTAAAGAGCGTCAGTCTTTTATTGAAGGTAGGATTGGTGAGCTTTCCTATAAGATAGGGAACGCAAAAGTAATTGATCCGGGCTCTGTGCCTAAGGATGTCGTCCGATTTGCCAGTCGCGTTCTTGTGGAGAATCTGGATACCGAAGAAGAACAGGAATACATGATTGTCGGTGAGGATGAGGCGGACATTAAAAAAGGTAAAATTTCAGTTTCTTCCCCCCTTGGTTCTGCACTGATCGGAAAAGAGATGGGCGAAGAGGCCATTGTCCAGGCGCCGGGTGGAAAAAGGGTTTATGAGGTTGTTGATATTCTTTGA